A window of the Pangasianodon hypophthalmus isolate fPanHyp1 chromosome 12, fPanHyp1.pri, whole genome shotgun sequence genome harbors these coding sequences:
- the LOC113527709 gene encoding homeobox protein HMX2 — MVMVVVVVMMMMMMRMKMMMMNQSPAPSFTIRSILGTAAESARQDGGSGGGGAGGGGSRAAAAASAAAVVSVAQRRRALSVSSDGCSAEEEECSGTECFCKLQHTLCSKTRPNATVNKPSSEGKEHTLHSCTNSNKDDQRSASPCSEKRADGGADDKSSGGDTAKKKTRTVFSRSQVFQLESAFDAKRYLSSAERACLASSLHLSETQVKTWFQNRRNKWKRQLAAELEAAHVAHAAPSAARTLVGMPLAGFGVPMPRSAAFPMYYPGSNVPAFPLYSLYSNIDC; from the exons atggtgatggtggtggtggtggtgatgatgatgatgatgatgaggatgaagatgatgatgatgaatcaGTCTCCAGCCCCGAGCTTCACCATCCGCTCCATCCTGGGCACCGCGGCGGAGAGCGCGAGGCAGGACGGCGGAAGCGGAGGTGGAGGTGCAGGTGGAGGTGGATCgcgtgcagcagcagcagcatcagcgGCGGCGGTGGTGTCGGTGGCGCAGAGGAGGCGCGCGCTCTCGGTGTCCTCGGACGGCTGCAGcgctgaggaggaggagtgcaGCGGCACCGAGTGTTTCTGCaaactccaacacacactctgctccaAAACCCGCCCGA ATGCTACAGTAAACAAACCCTCATCAGAAGGGAAGGAGCACACGCTGCACAGCTGCACCAACAGTAATAAAGATGACCAGCGATCAGCGAGTCCGTGCAGTGAGAAGCGCGCTGACGGCGGCGCCGATGACAAATCCAGCGGTGGAGACACAGCGAAGAAGAAGACGCGCACGGTGTTCTCGCGGAGCCAGGTGTTCCAGCTGGAGTCAGCGTTTGACGCTAAGCGGTACCTGAGCAGCGCTGAGCGGGCGTGTCTGGCCTCCAGCCTGCACCTGAGCGAGACGCAGGTCAAGACCTGGTTCCAGAACCGGAGGAACAAGTGGAAACGGCAGCTCGCCGCCGAGCTCGAGGCCGCACACGTGGCTCACGCGGCTCCTTCAGCCGCTCGGACTCTGGTCGGGATGCCGCTGGCTGGATTCGGTGTTCCCATGCCGAGATCTGCTGCTTTTCCGATGTATTATCCCGGAAGTAATGTTCCAGCATTTCCTCTGTACAGTCTTTACAGTAACATTGACTGCTGA
- the bub3 gene encoding mitotic checkpoint protein BUB3 isoform X2 codes for MTGSNEFKLNQGPDDSISAVKFSPNTSQFLLVSSWDSTVRLYDVGGNSMRMKYQHLAPVLDCAFYDPTHAWSGGLDNQLKMHDLNTDQDTIVGTHEAPIRCVEYCPEVNVMVTGSWDMSVRLWDPRTPCNAGTFTQPEKVYTLSVAGDRLIVGTAGRRVLVWDLRNMGYVQQRRESSLKYQTRCIRAFPNKQGYVLSSIEGRVAVEYLDPSLEVQKKKYAFKCHRLKENGIEQVYPVNAISFHSIHNTFATGGSDGFVNIWDPFNKKRLCQFHRYPTSIASLAFSSDGSLLAIASSYMQEQGDISHPPDAIYIRQVTDAETKPK; via the exons ATGACGGGTTCGAACGAGTTCAAGCTGAACCAGGGACCTGACGACAGCATCTCAGCCGTGAAGTTCAGCCCCAACACCTCTCAGTTCCTCTTGGTCTCCTCCTGGGACTCCACCGTCCGTCTCTACGATGTCGGTGGAAATTCGATGAGAATGAAGTACCAGCATCTGGCGCCGGTCCTCGACTGCGCTTTCTAC gatCCGACTCACGCGTGGAGCGGCGGCCTCGACAATCAGCTCAAGATGCACGACTTAAATACAGACCAAG ATACGATCGTCGGGACGCACGAAGCCCCTATACGGTGCGTGGAGTATTGCCCGGAGGTCAACGTCATGGTAACGGGCAGCTGGGACATGAGCGTGAGGCTGTGGGATCCACGGACGCCGTGCAACGCCGGGACTTTCACCCAGCCAGAGAAG GTTTACACGCTGTCCGTGGCCGGCGATCGTCTCATCGTGGGTACGGCGGGACGCAGGGTGCTGGTGTGGGACCTGAGGAACATGGGATACGTCCAGCAGAGACGAGAATCCAGCCTCAAGTATCAGACGCGCTGCATACGAGCCTTTCCCAACAAACAG ggcTACGTGCTGAGCTCGATCGAGGGCCGAGTAGCCGTGGAGTACCTGGACCCAAGTTTGGAGGTGCAGAAGAAGAAGTACGCCTTTAAATGCCACCGTCTGAAGGAGAACGGCATCGAGCAGGTGTATCCCGTCAACGCCATCTCCTTCCACAGCATCCACAACACCTTCGCCACAG GTGGCTCCGACGGCTTCGTGAACATCTGGGACCCGTTCAATAAGAAGCGTCTGTGTCAGTTCCATCGTTACCCGACCAGCATCGCTTCCCTGGCCTTCAGCAGCGACGGCTCTCTGCTGGCCATCGCCTCCTCGTACATGCAGGAGCAGGGCGACATCTCGCACCCGCCCGACGCCATCTACATCCGCCAGGTCACCGACGCCGAGACCAAGCCCAAGTaa
- the bub3 gene encoding mitotic checkpoint protein BUB3 isoform X1: MTGSNEFKLNQGPDDSISAVKFSPNTSQFLLVSSWDSTVRLYDVGGNSMRMKYQHLAPVLDCAFYDPTHAWSGGLDNQLKMHDLNTDQDTIVGTHEAPIRCVEYCPEVNVMVTGSWDMSVRLWDPRTPCNAGTFTQPEKVYTLSVAGDRLIVGTAGRRVLVWDLRNMGYVQQRRESSLKYQTRCIRAFPNKQGYVLSSIEGRVAVEYLDPSLEVQKKKYAFKCHRLKENGIEQVYPVNAISFHSIHNTFATGGSDGFVNIWDPFNKKRLCQFHRYPTSIASLAFSSDGSLLAIASSYMQEQGDISHPPDAIYIRQVTDAETKPKST; encoded by the exons ATGACGGGTTCGAACGAGTTCAAGCTGAACCAGGGACCTGACGACAGCATCTCAGCCGTGAAGTTCAGCCCCAACACCTCTCAGTTCCTCTTGGTCTCCTCCTGGGACTCCACCGTCCGTCTCTACGATGTCGGTGGAAATTCGATGAGAATGAAGTACCAGCATCTGGCGCCGGTCCTCGACTGCGCTTTCTAC gatCCGACTCACGCGTGGAGCGGCGGCCTCGACAATCAGCTCAAGATGCACGACTTAAATACAGACCAAG ATACGATCGTCGGGACGCACGAAGCCCCTATACGGTGCGTGGAGTATTGCCCGGAGGTCAACGTCATGGTAACGGGCAGCTGGGACATGAGCGTGAGGCTGTGGGATCCACGGACGCCGTGCAACGCCGGGACTTTCACCCAGCCAGAGAAG GTTTACACGCTGTCCGTGGCCGGCGATCGTCTCATCGTGGGTACGGCGGGACGCAGGGTGCTGGTGTGGGACCTGAGGAACATGGGATACGTCCAGCAGAGACGAGAATCCAGCCTCAAGTATCAGACGCGCTGCATACGAGCCTTTCCCAACAAACAG ggcTACGTGCTGAGCTCGATCGAGGGCCGAGTAGCCGTGGAGTACCTGGACCCAAGTTTGGAGGTGCAGAAGAAGAAGTACGCCTTTAAATGCCACCGTCTGAAGGAGAACGGCATCGAGCAGGTGTATCCCGTCAACGCCATCTCCTTCCACAGCATCCACAACACCTTCGCCACAG GTGGCTCCGACGGCTTCGTGAACATCTGGGACCCGTTCAATAAGAAGCGTCTGTGTCAGTTCCATCGTTACCCGACCAGCATCGCTTCCCTGGCCTTCAGCAGCGACGGCTCTCTGCTGGCCATCGCCTCCTCGTACATGCAGGAGCAGGGCGACATCTCGCACCCGCCCGACGCCATCTACATCCGCCAGGTCACCGACGCCGAGACCAAGCCCAA GTCGACCTGA